Proteins from one Monodelphis domestica isolate mMonDom1 chromosome 6, mMonDom1.pri, whole genome shotgun sequence genomic window:
- the PCED1A gene encoding PC-esterase domain-containing protein 1A gives MVHFLSSEVRQLLHNKFVVVLGDSIQRAVYKDLVLLLQKDSLLTEAQLKAKGELSFEQDRLVAGGQLGELHNGTHYREVRQFLSSSGHHLLRFYFLTRVYSTYVESVLAELQHGPPPDLVIINSCLWDLSRYGGDAIRSYQENLECLFERMEEVLPASCLLVWTLAMPLGERLTGGFLLPELQPMTGSLRADVLEANFYCSMLADGHRFDVLDLHFHFRHAVRHRRLDGIHWDQHAHRHVSQLLLAHVAEAWGVEAPRRSTPLGEWNEERLSLERRSKGPMKNWRHPAHLSEGTLPHWRHVAQAAEEPPSWNCSSLASLEWSFLEQPVMGNEEPASWRCSSQRTKRSLSFEPVAQDIDGPLSWLNRQLQPQLLPLPPPPPPPLPLAPPPPLPPPPPPTLPFHLQLPLPFPSSQVLPQDSCFFSDNPVLPGYFPLNYTAFGDPLPPPAMLDSTSAPWPPAPALPHYGQSRHNLVMRRPQRHVSNGPYSRSREGGFSRQWPRPGQTH, from the exons ATGGTTCATTTCTTGTCGTCCGAGGTCCGCCAGCTGCTGCACAACAAGTTTGTGGTGGTCCTGGGGGACTCCA TCCAGAGGGCGGTCTACAAGGACCTGGTCCTGCTGTTGCAGAAGGACTCCCTGCTTACCGAAGCCCAGCTCAAGGCTAAG GGGGAGCTGAGCTTCGAGCAGGACCGCCTGGTGGCCGGGGGACAGCTGGGGGAGCTTCACAATGGGACCCATTATCGAGAGGTCCGCCAGTTCCTGTCCAGTTCAGGTCACCACCTCTTGCGATTCTATTTCCTCACCCGAGTCTACTCGACTTATGTGGAGTCTGTCCTGGCCGAGTTACAGCACGGGCCACCTCCTGACCTGGTCATCATCAACTCCTGTCTCTGGGACCTGTCCAG GTATGGTGGTGACGCCATCAGAAGTTACCAGGAAAACTTGGAATGCTTATTTGAAAGGATGGAAGAGGTCCTGCCCGCCTCCTGCCTCCTGGTATGGACTCTGGCAATGCCACTGGGCGAGCGCCTCACGGGAGGCTTTCTGCTGCCCGAG CTACAGCCCATGACGGGCTCCCTCCGTGCGGACGTGCTGGAGGCAAACTTCTACTGTTCCATGTTGGCTGATGGGCACCGATTCGATGTGCTCGACCTGCATTTCCACTTCCGGCATGCGGTTCGGCACCGGCGTTTGGACGGCATACACTGGGACCAGCATGCCCATCGCCACGTCTCCCAGCTGCTGCTGGCCCATGTGGCTGAGGCCTGGGGGGTGGAGGCTCCCCGCAGGAGCACCCCACTTG GGGAGTGGAATGAGGAGCGATTATCCCTAGAACGCAGGTCCAAGGGGCCTATGAAGAATTGGAGGCATCCCGCCCATCTCTCTGAGGGGACTTTGCCACACTGGAGACATGTAGCCCAGGCAGCTGAAGAGCCCCCTTCTTGGAATTGTTCTTCGCTGGCGTCCCTGGAGTGGTCCTTCTTGGAACAGCCAGTGATGGGGAATGAGGAGCCTGCATCCTGGAGATGTTCATCTCAGAGGACTAAGAGGTCTCTTTCCTTTGAGCCAGTAGCCCAAGACATTGATGGTCCTTTGTCCTGGCTGAATAGGCAGCTCCAGCCCCAGCTCCTGCCTTTGCCCCCACCCCCGCCTCCCCCCTTACCCTTGGCCCcgcctcccccccttcccccaccgcCACCCCCAACCCTGCCCTTCCACCTTCAATTACCCCTACCCTTCCCTTCATCCCAAGTCCTCCCTCAAGACAGCTGCTTCTTCTCGGATAATCCCGTCCTGCCTGGCTACTTCCCCCTGAACTATACAGCCTTCGGTGATCCCTTGCCTCCTCCTGCTA TGCTGGACTCCACGTCGGCTCCCTGGCCTCCTGCCCCAGCTCTTCCTCACTACGGACAGAGCCGCCACAATCTGGTAATGCGCCGTCCCCAGCGCCACGTGTCCAACGGCCCCTACAGCCGCTCCAGGGAGGGAGGATTCAGTCGGCAGTGGCCCCGGCCTGGCCAGACACATTGA